Genomic DNA from Echeneis naucrates chromosome 14, fEcheNa1.1, whole genome shotgun sequence:
GGAATTCCACTACATCCCTGCAGCTGCATCATAAAAACAAAGCTATTGAAGCATTTTATTACTGCCATTTTAATATCGAAGCTGCTGCAGTTATTATCTCTGGCACACAGCACATGTAAATGACACATCATATGTCAGCAGATACTGCTAACAAGTCAATCCTGCTGCTATGAATAATGTGACAGTGATGTAATTTATCTTTCTGCAAGAATGGATGTTGAATGTATAGCTATCTATCATAATCTGTCATCTGACAAGCACCAATTCATTCAAAGAGGGGTTATCACTGGGGGCGCTTGGCATCCTGTTGCTATAATAACTAATGCCACAGTAAgcacatgaaaagaaagaaagtgccACGTCTCTTATAATATCCCCCAACAGTGATATTGACCACATGGTATTCAATCAATGACCTATTGGCTTTCTTGTCAATCTCCAATCCCCTACACATTCagacaaaaagtcaaattttagACCATTTCAGAGTGGTGATTAGATGGACTGAGGAATGATGTGACTCTGCGCTAGTCCTGACGAAATAACTGACtgcatcattttcttttattttaactctAATTAAAAAGTTCTTTTTTAAGCCTGCAACTTTGTCTCCAATGTATAACAAACCAATACCCaaccttttttcatttcatgcctTCTTCTTCCATATTAAATGTCAACAGACATGGAAACAATTAAAGCAATTAATGTCTGCTAACATTTTTATCACTGCCATGCTCACGTACCACATGTACATTATACATCATATGAAAGACAGCGGAGCAAGTGAGGCCAGCTGCTATGAATAACGTGACagtgatgtaaatgttttttctgcagGAACTGGTGCTGAATATAAGTAAATATATGAAACCTTCCTGTTCCCCCTCAGCCTGTCACTGTCTTATGTTccaccacacaaacattttttttttagctaaaaTGGATGGAGCCAATGTCCACTTCCCGTTTTCCACACACTCATAACAGACTGGATCACTGATTTATGACCACACCTGGCTCACTGATGGATGACTACACCTGGATCACTGATGGATGACCACATCTGGCTCACTGATGGATGACTACACCTGGATCACTGGCTCACTGATGGATGACCACACCTGGCTCACTGATGGATGACCACACCTGGATCACTGATTTATGAACACACCTGGATCACTGATGGATGACCACACCTGGATCACTGGATCACTGATGGATGACCACACCTGGATCACTGGATCACTGATGGATGACCACACCTGGATCACTGGATCACTGATGGATGTCCACACCTGGATCACTGATGGATCACTGATGGATGACCACACCTGGCTCACTGATGGATGAACAACCCTGGATCACTGATGGATCACTGATGGATGACCACACCTGGATCACTGATGGATGACTGATGGATGACCACACCTGGATCACTGGATCACTGATGGATGACCACACCTGGATCACTGATGGATGACCACACCTGGATCACTGGATCACTGATGGATGACCACACCTGAATCACTGATGGATCACTGATGGATCACTGATGGATGACCACACCTGGATCACTGGATCACTGATGGATGACCACACCTGGATCACTGGATCACTGATGGATGACCACACCTGGATCACTGATGGATCACTGATGGATCACTGATGGATGACCACACCTGGATCACTGATGGATCACTGATGGATGACCACACCTGGATCACTGATGGATCACTGATGGATGACCACACCTGGATCACTGATGGATCATTGATGGATGACCACACCTGGATCACGGCAGCATTATCCGGTTCCTTCGCTCCACAGATCTTCCCAGTGGTCACTCGTAATATTACAGAAATTCAGCCGCCAGAAAAAAGTGACACCTGTGAAACAGCAAAACAGGACACATTCTAAAGGAAACACAGGCTGGCATTAAtatttgcttttacttttttattactctgtgtgtttgctccaCTACCTGATTTCCATCTTCGCTTCCTCCAACACGGAGGAATTCAATTTTGAAAGTTCCGGCGGGGATTGAGAGTATGTTTGTTTTCGTAACTCAAGAACTCTAGGTATGGTGGTGGAGACCCCACCTAGAGATTAATAAAAGGAGACTAATTCCAACTCTGACAGAAAACCTGCCGACTCTGTTCGTCAGTCCCTCCGGTCTGTTTTAAATCCAGAAACGTTTTAACTAAATATTTAACGGCGGGGAACATTTCCGGGGACAGGTCAGGTGATACGTGACGTCACCGTCGGTCCGTTGCCGGGCCAACGCTTACCTTTTATAGATTTTGAAAATGGCtgattgtttaaaatgttttaattgacTGAAAATCTAATTAACCGAGCTTTTTATGTACATCACATTATTTTCAGCATTGTCAAATATGAAATAGGTTTTATTATTCAactaaattcatattttattctttttagtTCTTTTCAGGAAGCACAAAAATCATCAAATGCTCtcaaaaaacagctgcaaaatgGCATTTCATTGCAGGTTGGCCAGGTGTGGGCGCAATTACCTTTACAGCCACACTAACGGGCTcacataccccccccccccaaaaaaaaagaaagaaattaaatcataattaaATCATAAACTATTGAAAATTGCAGTAGAGGTTCATTGACACATTTGGGCACAGAGAAACAGTATTTCAttccagaaacacaaacacaacaagaaaaaaacaaaaaactaaaatgtgaaGAAACTAAAATGCATAAAGAGCCCATTTCCTTTGTATATTCTGTATATTCTAATTCTAATATTCTGTAATgaacataaaatacaacaaaatttaaTTATCCTTAATACTGTATACAATTTTGTAGGATTTATCTTGGCCTGGTCTGATCTCCTTTGCAAAGGCTTCCAATGTCCAAAATGACTAATCTGGAtaagtgaaatgaaataaaatggataAATTATCAATACTGATCACATAGCAAACTTTCTCCCTTTAACACTTGTTtaccaaaatgtaaaacagtCATTATAACAAATACAGAAACTCAATCTTTCTGAAAAAACTTAAACATCTTGGTTCGCTGTTTTACGATTTATTTGGGGTGTGGCGTGACAGTTGTGTCACTCCTGACCTCAGGTTGAATCAGTCTGCGCTTTCAGATGAAGTCCCTTTACCagctgtgaaacacagaaaagaccAAAAGCTCTTCATGATAACAGGAAGCTCTCCTACAGCTCTTTGGAAGTGTGACGTTAACACatctttaaataataatcagatTTTAGTATCTAATTTCACTGACAACTCTTAAAAGTTATGGCTCAATTGAAGCTGCACCAACGCCTTTATTAGAGGGCAGGAGATCTTCAAAACAAGATGAAACATTCACTAACTGAGCGTTTTTGCTCTAACAGCTAATATGCAGGCTATTAAATCAAGATGAGTTAAACCGATAAAATAAAAACCGAAGAACATGGATAGTAATTCTCTGAAACACATTGCACACAGCACTCATTAGATTAATGCTGATATCAAAATATTGATTAATGCAGTTATTATATCTTGTGATAATGTGTCTTCCAGCTCTTTTGTTGGATGTTACAGCCATCATAGTTGGAGTTGATTGTGTGCTGAGCGCTCAAAGCTTATCTCCAGTGTGTTATACATACTGTACACGCACAGCTTTCTCTACAGTTCGTCTCGTGGGTGTGTGTCCTGCAGCCAGTGTTTGTAGACAGCCACAGGGTCTATGTTCCAGTGCTTGTGAAAGGAGATGGCCTGTTGCATGGAGAGCAGTGTCTCGGAGTAGTCATCTGGTCGGGCCTATAATATCAAAAAcaagtgctttgttttgtgtgtgtgttcatttatgTGTCGGCTAAATGATTCATGTTTCATCTATCCAGAGTATTCCCACTGCTGCAAACATTTAAACCTGTAAAATAGCCTTAGCTCGCTGATTTTGTTCTTATTCAGTTAATCTGGTCATTTCATGGTTTCCTCTCACAAATATACTGTGTCTGGGCATAGTACATGTatatgtgttcatgtgtgtgtgttgctctgtaCCTGGTGGAACAGTGGATTGTGTGTTATGGGGACACCCAGGGAAGTGAAGCACCTGCCCAGCACCATGTCGTCAGGAGCATCATCACTGTAGCACCTGCAGCCACTGGAAAGTAACTTCGACACTGCCACCTTACTGAGAACcatcctacacacacacacacacacacacacacacatttatttaaattaaatttattttgcGTCATTTGATTGAGTCGCTTCCTTCTGGACACCATACAAATAATCAATGCTTTGTTTCTGTATAGTCACATCCAAAAAgtgtttcctttattttttaagtttaaatgcAAGTCACCATCTTAGGATGTCcaacaatataataaaaaatggaTATGACATTCAAGATGATGATGTTATGGTGCCTGAAAAATGCTTCTataattcaaaatatttaaaaaaaaaggtcagctGCAATGAATCGATATGCAAACCATTCATACAGACTTATTTTTATTAGATAGATTTACATAGCAGATTTTAATGTTCCGCTCCTCCTGCAgcctcaccctcctcctcctgtggtGTAGCTGTATCCATTCTGAACCAAGTTGTAGCCGTATCTCTCCCCAAGGGTCACTGCTTCCTTTGGGTCATAGCATCGCAGCAGGCGTCGCAACCTGGGCAAACTGCAGGCAGACTTTTTTTACCTGGACATGCAAATGTTACTTTGcagtgcagctgctgcaaaatagatctgtatgtgtgtaaggGTGTGTGCAGTATCTTTTAATTAATCCTGTAACAGAGATGCAACACAAGGGAAATAATTAGTCTTATTAGTCACCACTGCAACATTAATTGATTTGTCATGGCTGCATACGTTTGTTGTTCTGAGTTATATTCATCTTCtagaagaggaaataaaagctCCTCTCACAGGTACCTGATGAGAGTATCATCATCAACAATGAGAAGCCAATCAGCCTTCGGCACAGCATCACTCAGGAACCGGTGCAGGATGCCAAATGTCTTCCCACAGTGTCCTACAGGGACACAACATAAATCAGAAAGCGTACTAAACAACAAGCATATCATATTTGAAGTAATTTACATAACAATAAACCAAAAGTTCTGACTAGTGCACAGTTTTCATGtccattgaaaataaataaaaatccaatcaaacataaaatgattttaaaatcaagTCAACAATggacaaattcaaattttgatCTGGTGAGTGGCTCTAAAATAAAAGTCTCCAAAGTCGTTAGGATGTGAACCAGAAATGTATGTACAAGATTTTGTGGAAAAATATCAGTTAAGAGCCGGTTCATTAATATCGTCACCCCAACATATCCTACATGTGTCCTGCAGCCGTCAGTAAACAGATCCGCTGACCTCTCTCAGTGTTGGCCACTCCCAGACTGATGGTGGGTATGGAGGCATCGGTGACATCGCTGTAATATTCCACATACCCCGCATCTTTCTCCCAGGTTGCCTTCACCACTGGTactgtgaggaggaggaggaggaggtggctgattaaaaatataattaaaactaTATCCAAGTTTTAACTCAAAGGGAAGAGTGTGATTAAATTGCTGCTGTCTGGTGAGAGAAAACAATCACGCTGTCTCTGAATGCTGGTTAATtatgtgtttaaaatgaaaagtacaaTACCATGACTGTCAATCATAATCACAGGTAATTCGTTTTAACCCTAAAAAGTAGGAGTCAATTCTACATTAATTTCTTCTGACAACACAGTGAAAGCTTGTTACTTTATTCCAAtaacatgaaatgaaaggaaCAGCTGATGAACAAATTCATCAGAGTGaatcacacactgctgtttgaGCTTCTGATTTTGTTGATGGCTTTAATATATTCAGTCCATGACTAGTGGCTCATTTGGAGACTGAAAGCAGACATCAATGTTTTGGATAATTACACAAACTGTCAATTTAACCGGGTAGTTTGAGCCTGGCAGGCTAGCAGGGACTCACTGACCACCAGACTGTTAAGtcaggaaacaaaacagcagtgatCAATTAAAATACTGCAGTGAAATTCTGAAGCTAAATTTACATAatattttttggtttggttaATTAAAAGATGAATTTCTCTGGCAGAGGTCCAagttgaaaatagaaaatgaaagaagggCTTTTGAATAGTGGACTTgtaatcatttatatttacatgcagtttttttacttaattttttgacatttttaattgatGAAACCGTATTTTTCAAACTGTTAAGTATGAGAAACACACACCTCGGTCAGAGTGGAATTTTTGACaagttttcacagcaacaaacacgTCTTCCTTCGGGAGGGGGGCTCCctaagaagagagaaaaacagaagcaaTGCCCACACGAACACGGTGGGATGGTCAGAATATGCAGAATGTGATGGACTCAAAATTGAGTCAGGATGGCAGAATGAGGCACTCTCAGTCTGGGCTCACAGCTCACAGCACTCTGTCAGTGTGCCACTTAGATTAGCTGCCTCCACACATCAATACTTTCTTTGCTACTGAAATCccatttcagacacacacatatatacactcATATatgtaaaaacatgaataagccaaatttatttttgccttcatCCCAGTCTAACGGCGTGAAGCTCCTGAAATAGAGTTGTACATACACAGTTGGGCAGGTAGGTTTTAAATGTCGTCACACAATTATCTCCTGGCTCTGTACAAAACTCTGGCACTGCTGTCAGCGCTGGGCCATTTCCTTCCTCCCAAATATACAAAGCaatctggaaaaacagaaataaagacaaatgtaGGTCATAAGGACAGTGACAAAAGTATATTATgtaaagtttttagttttaaaaaaaggacagaaaaaaatgtctgactCTTGTGATGTGTCAAAGCAATTATTCTCAATCTGGGACAGAGACAGCAGCTCATTTTGGGTAAATGCATTTAGACCTTTCAATTGTACCAAAGgactacaaaagaaaaaaaagaaatgaagctCTTGCAGTGGTGACGTAGTGGTGCCATCGATCATCATAATATGATCAGGAGGCTGCCTTAGAGAGGACACTGacgatgatgataatgatggtgaCACATGAGCGTAAAACTCCTGTAAATAGTTTCAAAGCACCTCATGACTCAAGTCGATGGTGAAATCTGACTTGAGGTGCTCGTGTCGGATACGCTCAGCAAGTCTGAAATGCACAAAAGTGAAAGAAGTTGAAACAAACAgatggcagaggaagaggaacctTCCTACACTGTCAGTGGCTCAAACTACAACAGCgggacaaaaaaatgaaagttcTGAGCATCCCTCTTATCCTCCTTTATATTTACAACAAACAAGTTGTTAGTAGTTCAGGTGTCACtaaacagacaacaaaaaattgcTTCTGCAAAAGATTTGAAATGCAAAGACAGATTTTATCCTTTGACCATGTTCAATAGCATAGAAACTTCGACTGCTGGCTTTTTATGAATTAACGGTATGTAATAGTTGTAATGTTGTGtactttgtttctctttcacacacctGTGGAGCAGCGTTGCGCTAAGAGCCCAACCCGCTGCAGGGTCAGGGTAACCAAAGGAAGGGGGGTCCTCAGAGAAGGCATAATGGTGGATGATGGAGGCCTCGTTGTCATGGATACGCTTACCCAAAAACCATTCCTGTGCCTTTCAAAGATTAAAAAGCAACAAGAGGATATCACAAGAAGGTTAGTCAGTCGTTATCTTTGCCTCACTTTATGGTCCACATGTGACATTCAGACCACCTGAAGAGCTGAAGACCGAGTCATGTTGTGGTTTTTAGAAACGTTTGGGCAAATTACTGCAAATATTAAAGATCAGCAGGTCAGGAGCAGTCATTAGGCATCCGCTGATGGTTATTAACTGACTCTTCAAGCCTTCTGGTGATGCTCAACAACTATGGGCTCCTCTGAGAAACCAAGGGaggatttgaaaacaaattaacaaataaacaaataattaacaaaTAGAAGATGAGGGAAATAGCTGGTTTCTGCAGCTTCAGGACCAAAACTAAATCTCAAAATCCATCACAGTGTCACACGTGTCCTGACCACTCAGCTTCTGGGTCAAACCTGTAttagcaaaacattttaatacaaCAGTGTAAAACCAGTGTTGTAGggaatgttgtgttgtttgcgCATCTCACCTCGTGCACTCGATATCTATGGAGGACCTGCAGAAGAGCAGCCAGTGAAACTCTGGTTTCTTCCTCTATGAAGAAAAACCAGGATGCTGACGGGCCGTAAGAGGCCGACAGACTGGAAAGATCCACAAGAAGCCAGACGCTTTATTACACCCCCACTTTCCCCACAGGAATCATTTATAGCTAGTTCCTACTACATTTCAGTGAGTTTGAGTTGTTGGTCATTGACCGTGTGTTTATCACTCACTGGGGAAGCGCAGGGAGGATGCTCCAGTCCCCGGCATACGCTGACAGCTCATGGAGAAGAAGAACAATAGGAACTCCCTGTGTGAcacaaacgaaaaaaaaaacaatgaaactacATGTGTTTCAATGGAAACTGCATGAAATACACCACACCATATTTACTTTAGTGTATTTCATTTATCCTAAAGCTTCTCTgtcactctcgctctctctgtgcATCCAAAAGTTAAAAGatgcaaaagcaaaaaacataaataaattagtaaAATAAAGTTCTCGGGTCAAACAAGTATTTTGTGTACAAAGGCAAACAAAGTTATGAAGTCAAATATGTTTAAATAGGTTTAATATGTTCAGCCTCAACTGTAaggtatttgttgttttaaattagGAAAATTGAACATTTTCACTATCGACATGGCATTTATGTTTGTGATATAATCTTTTTAGTTTAATATTGGCTTGAggttaaaacatttaatgaatttAGTATGGATATGACTATAATTTGGTGTAATACACACTCAATCCACATAaaaattttatgtatttatttattttattttttttcagggaATAAATCCAGCTTTTGTTGAATATGCATTTATTAAATCAGTCATGGCTCCCACATCAGACAGGACAACCACCGTTTGAAAGTAAGTTACTTCACTGAATTGAAGGAAATAATCTCACATCCACTGAACAAACCTGACAAAAGACACCACATGACAATCAGAGAACAAAGGCCCTTCTGGACAATAATGTCAATGTTTACCACTAGAGGGCCGGATCAAAGAGCGAGAGGAGACTGATGGAGCAGCCGAGACTCAGACACACTGCTGtgtattttaattaaatctaaaaaacaaacttcaaatgtttttttcttttcttcagaaCTGTTCAACGATTTATATTCATGCAGAGAGATCACGTTTAAAATAAGAGCTCGACCAAATGTTATCATCAATCTGATCATTTTTAATTGGAAGGAAAACTCCGATTTTTCACCTCAGTGTAGTCCTGAAATTAAAGTCCACTTTGAGGGAAACTACAAATACACCAACTGCTCCTGGAAAATGGCTCTGATTATTATCATGTCAGTTGTGATGGATTTGTGCATAATTAGCAGAAGATGTTTTTAAGTTGGGCAGCAGAGGTTCGTCTCTTGGTTTCCTGGTGAAATGGGTCTCTAAATGGTCTTAAGATAAAAATGAGATGAAGAATgagacagtaaaaaagaaaaaataaagtcctgttccacacatttatattaatatatgttGAGTGAAAGATTTGATCATTTTGATATTTAACTGAAACCATCAAAGGGGGAAAATTCTCTTTCGCCTCTTTGCTTGTTGACATCTGAAACACGACAAACGTGGTTTTTCTTCACCCTATATTATAAGTTTAGTATGTGGCTTTTAAATCCAAAATCAAATTTGGAAATTTTGTGGGGTAAAAAGTTCACCATTTCTCCAGGCTGGGAGTTGAAGTCTGAAGCAGAACACAAAGAGAGTACTAAAGCAGAGTACAAGTATCTGAGTTCTTTTCGACAGCGGCGGAGGAAATGTGATGAACACTAACACAACGAGCAGGACTCATGGCTGCATTACTGACAGACAGCCTTCTGAAAATGATAGATGCTCCGCTGACACTGACAAATGATCTGCTGAATACAACAGAACATGCTGGTGGGCGACAAGATCATGACAAGAAGCTGGGACTAAATTTTCTAACACCCTGCTGTGTGTACTTCTTGTTTTATCTGAATTCAGTCATGATTTTTGACAAGAATAGGCtcacaataataattattactaTCAAATCCACCATTCTTAGCACTTGTACAGGTACAGTTGTAATCATTATTATAGGCAAATACATGTCCGAAGTAAAAGTCAATATCTGCTTTTTCTACTTCGCCTGTATGACAAACAGTTTCATGACAATGCAGATCCTATTCCAAGCTGCAGAGCTTGAGATGAGCCATCTGAAACAGCAGCGTTATGTCAATATAACAAATCAGCCGCTGCATCAGTGAGCCATGACAGCGTAATGCAGAACACTCTATCTCTTCAGGGGACCCTTCATCATCAGTTTATCTCCGGGGACATCACCTGCCCATTTAAGAAGGAAAGGCACACACTTAAAAAGACCGCCCCCATTTCTTAACTATTTCTAGCTTTGTGTCTTTCTAGTGTCCTTGTCACCGGC
This window encodes:
- the b3glctb gene encoding beta-1,3-glucosyltransferase isoform X1: MSHRSVVTGCALAAVLLWIGPSAEDGHSGRAHAAEHQEQTAQRSYGLEQVVLVIQSQRNSYHARRGVQRKVEILQQAAELGKGVPIVLLLHELSAYAGDWSILPALPHLSASYGPSASWFFFIEEETRVSLAALLQVLHRYRVHEAQEWFLGKRIHDNEASIIHHYAFSEDPPSFGYPDPAAGWALSATLLHRLAERIRHEHLKSDFTIDLSHEIALYIWEEGNGPALTAVPEFCTEPGDNCVTTFKTYLPNCGAPLPKEDVFVAVKTCQKFHSDRVPVVKATWEKDAGYVEYYSDVTDASIPTISLGVANTERGHCGKTFGILHRFLSDAVPKADWLLIVDDDTLISLPRLRRLLRCYDPKEAVTLGERYGYNLVQNGYSYTTGGGGMVLSKVAVSKLLSSGCRCYSDDAPDDMVLGRCFTSLGVPITHNPLFHQARPDDYSETLLSMQQAISFHKHWNIDPVAVYKHWLQDTHPRDEL
- the b3glctb gene encoding beta-1,3-glucosyltransferase isoform X2 — translated: MSHRSVVTGCALAAVLLWIGPSAEDGHSGRAHAAEHQEQTAQRSYGLEQVVLVIQSQRNSYHARRGVQRKVEILQQAAELGKGVPIVLLLHELSAYAGDWSILPALPHLSASYGPSASWFFFIEEETRVSLAALLQVLHRYRVHEEWFLGKRIHDNEASIIHHYAFSEDPPSFGYPDPAAGWALSATLLHRLAERIRHEHLKSDFTIDLSHEIALYIWEEGNGPALTAVPEFCTEPGDNCVTTFKTYLPNCGAPLPKEDVFVAVKTCQKFHSDRVPVVKATWEKDAGYVEYYSDVTDASIPTISLGVANTERGHCGKTFGILHRFLSDAVPKADWLLIVDDDTLISLPRLRRLLRCYDPKEAVTLGERYGYNLVQNGYSYTTGGGGMVLSKVAVSKLLSSGCRCYSDDAPDDMVLGRCFTSLGVPITHNPLFHQARPDDYSETLLSMQQAISFHKHWNIDPVAVYKHWLQDTHPRDEL